CCGGTGGAAGATCAGCTTCTGGTCGCGGTGCAGCACGCGCTCCAGGTTGATCGGAATATCGAACTTGTCGAACAGCTCGAGCTGCACCTGCCGGCCGGCCACGGCCAGGAAGGTCACCGGCGCCACCACCGCGTCGTGGCCGTACTCCTTGGCCGCCTCGGCGTCATAGAGCGCCGGGTGCTCGTCCTTGACCGCGCGGGCGAACTCGCGGACCTTCTCCCGGCCGACCTCGAAGTAGTCGGGGTACCGGTAGTGAGTCCCGATGATGTTTGCGGCGATGCTCATGTTCCCTGCGCTGTTCGGTATGCGGTGCGCGGTGCGCACAAACGTGCATGGCTATGGGGCCCGCGTGGTGCGACCCGCCGCGGAATCTTATAACGCGGCCTGCTACCTCAGCGAATGTCGTGGCGGCGCGACGCGGCCGCGGCCAGTGCGCCGCCGAGCGCACCGAGCGCCAACGCCG
The genomic region above belongs to Mycolicibacterium sp. HK-90 and contains:
- a CDS encoding MaoC family dehydratase N-terminal domain-containing protein, whose product is MSIAANIIGTHYRYPDYFEVGREKVREFARAVKDEHPALYDAEAAKEYGHDAVVAPVTFLAVAGRQVQLELFDKFDIPINLERVLHRDQKLIFHRPIKVGDKLWFDSYLDSVIESHGTVIAEVRAEVTDDDGNPVATSIVTMLGEAAIDEADEISSQIAAARDAAIAKMIAGQKG